The Girardinichthys multiradiatus isolate DD_20200921_A chromosome 24, DD_fGirMul_XY1, whole genome shotgun sequence genome has a window encoding:
- the LOC124861507 gene encoding protein EFR3 homolog B-like: MSPVLILRNLRLIIFETLENTIEDRGPVEEEERRKRMQVVERFQTAPSEEIAALCGSRLRHLLKLTWSNSVWFLRPHCFSPN, translated from the exons ATGAGTCCAGTTCTGATCCTCAG AAACCTCAGACTGATCATCTTTGAGACGCTGGAGAACACCATTG AGGATAGAGGAcctgtggaggaggaggaaaggaggaagaggatgcAGGTGGTGGAGAGGTTTCAGACGGCTCCTTCTGAGGAAATAGCAGCTCTCTGTGGATCCAGGCTGAGACACTTACTGAAGTTAACCTGGAGTAATTCTGTTTGGTTTCTAAG ACCTCATTGCTTCAGTCCAAACTAG